The Nisaea sp. genome includes a region encoding these proteins:
- a CDS encoding PAS domain-containing protein, with protein MNRSTTAAGNATYRGATPNDIATYSRAEFFDLSLIAEPNLRRIADYWLSKCNGRRMPSRLDIDPIDIPWALSRIFLVDYDRETEKYSYRVAGNEVEEIFSQFTKKFSMRDVNLDEMLPPGSAPIVHERWRPLAENGDIVYMSGLVYAAVERVPLGARILLPLSDREDGEPSGLIGYTECEWVQRGDGLDTTGLDIHYIPLPDPD; from the coding sequence ATGAATCGAAGCACGACGGCGGCGGGAAATGCTACTTATCGCGGAGCCACGCCCAACGATATCGCCACTTATTCGAGGGCGGAGTTCTTCGATCTCTCTCTGATAGCCGAACCCAATCTGCGCCGGATCGCCGACTATTGGTTATCGAAGTGTAACGGGCGTCGAATGCCGAGCCGTCTCGATATCGATCCGATCGACATTCCTTGGGCCTTGTCTCGAATTTTTTTGGTCGATTACGACCGTGAAACCGAGAAATACAGCTACCGGGTTGCTGGAAATGAGGTTGAAGAAATCTTTTCCCAGTTCACCAAAAAATTCTCGATGCGGGACGTCAACCTTGACGAGATGTTGCCTCCGGGATCAGCGCCTATCGTTCACGAGCGTTGGCGCCCACTCGCCGAGAACGGCGACATCGTCTACATGTCCGGTTTGGTCTATGCCGCGGTTGAACGGGTTCCTCTTGGGGCGCGGATTCTTCTGCCGCTGTCAGATCGGGAGGACGGCGAGCCGAGCGGGCTGATTGGCTACACCGAATGCGAATGGGTCCAGCGCGGCGATGGCCTGGATACGACCGGGCTCGACATTCACTACATCCCGCTTCCCGACCCCGACTGA
- a CDS encoding adenylate/guanylate cyclase domain-containing protein produces MFASPAIPDEKATALIQWLIYQAWEKAPNEELVAATAERIVEAGVPLDRCRVAMYTLHPEIGSLMFDWDRAENTAVTGHRHEIAYSRDESEEWKASPLRHMMATGTLRLRRRLTGSDAELDFTAFEEFRDEGFTDYYACMFGGAEALRLIREGERSCGALLRWLTRHPDGFSEHDIAFIDSIVPALTSAIQAHLDQEISANLLDAYVGPLVGSRILKGEIRRGMAESLDAVLMIADLSDFTSVSDIVSKEEMVSALNRYFDAMLAPVHAAGGQVLKFLGDGFLAIFPFEQGMQREVARKALQATTEALAAVDALAETEAGLERPAMGLNVALHLGEVMFGNVGSRDRLDFTVIGPAVNEASRMESLCRSLGTDVILSETIAALLPEQTRLLTRTELRGVKGERALYAPLPAATGGVR; encoded by the coding sequence ATGTTCGCGAGCCCTGCGATCCCGGATGAAAAAGCGACGGCGCTGATCCAGTGGCTGATCTATCAGGCATGGGAAAAAGCGCCGAACGAGGAGCTGGTCGCGGCGACGGCGGAACGGATCGTTGAGGCCGGGGTGCCGCTCGACCGCTGCCGGGTGGCGATGTATACGCTGCATCCGGAAATCGGCTCGCTGATGTTCGACTGGGACCGGGCGGAGAATACCGCCGTCACCGGCCACCGGCACGAGATTGCCTATAGCCGGGACGAATCCGAGGAATGGAAAGCCAGCCCGTTGCGGCACATGATGGCGACCGGCACGCTGCGCCTCCGGCGGCGGCTCACCGGGTCCGATGCCGAACTGGATTTCACTGCCTTCGAAGAATTCCGCGACGAGGGTTTCACCGACTATTACGCCTGCATGTTTGGCGGCGCGGAAGCGCTGCGCCTGATCCGTGAGGGGGAACGCAGTTGCGGCGCTCTGCTGCGCTGGCTGACCCGCCATCCGGACGGTTTCTCCGAGCATGACATCGCCTTCATCGACAGCATCGTGCCGGCCCTGACCTCGGCCATTCAGGCGCATCTCGATCAGGAAATATCTGCGAACCTGCTAGATGCCTATGTCGGCCCGCTGGTCGGCAGCCGCATCCTGAAAGGCGAGATCCGGCGCGGCATGGCGGAAAGCCTGGATGCCGTGCTGATGATCGCCGACCTGTCCGATTTCACCAGCGTCAGCGACATCGTCTCGAAAGAGGAGATGGTCTCGGCGCTGAACCGCTATTTCGACGCCATGCTGGCGCCGGTCCATGCCGCCGGCGGTCAGGTGCTGAAATTCCTCGGCGACGGGTTCCTCGCCATCTTCCCGTTCGAGCAAGGCATGCAGCGGGAGGTCGCCCGTAAGGCGCTGCAGGCCACGACCGAGGCACTGGCCGCTGTCGATGCCTTGGCCGAAACCGAGGCGGGTCTGGAACGTCCGGCCATGGGTCTCAACGTGGCGCTGCATCTGGGCGAGGTCATGTTCGGCAATGTCGGCTCCCGCGACCGGCTCGACTTCACGGTGATCGGCCCCGCTGTGAACGAGGCCAGCCGCATGGAGAGTCTCTGCCGTTCGCTGGGCACCGACGTCATCCTGTCGGAGACCATCGCTGCCCTGCTGCCTGAGCAAACCAGGCTGCTGACCCGGACGGAGTTACGCGGCGTGAAGGGCGAGCGCGCGCTCTATGCCCCCCTCCCGGCAGCCACAGGAGGCGTGCGATGA
- a CDS encoding metallophosphoesterase codes for MPESQLDSQLEIRRYEWREVPRQVSNGHMVVAIGDVHGRADLLTALYGAIAEDVARLKPERVTAILLGDLIDRGPDSLEVLGLALGGLSAFTKKPVEDICLVGNHDYWLRQAVDGTLEDEDLRFWGANGGEETWHSLGISRLVGARDMIMQTRRRLPEPVLDFIRNMSVTYRVDDYLFVHAGIDPRQPLNAQTLKTLCWIRDPFLHPDVWPFELTVVHGHTVEWNHGEPLVHDHRIGIDTGAVNTGVLTALEINSSQMRFVQVWDEKALEEDRRRSG; via the coding sequence ATGCCGGAGAGCCAACTGGACTCGCAACTTGAAATACGCCGCTATGAATGGCGCGAAGTACCGCGGCAGGTCAGCAACGGGCATATGGTGGTGGCGATCGGCGACGTGCATGGCCGGGCCGATCTGCTGACCGCGCTCTATGGAGCGATTGCGGAGGATGTCGCCCGGCTGAAACCGGAGCGGGTGACGGCGATCCTGCTGGGCGATCTGATCGACCGCGGGCCGGACAGCCTGGAAGTGCTCGGCCTTGCGCTGGGCGGTCTGAGCGCGTTCACCAAAAAGCCGGTCGAGGATATCTGCCTTGTCGGTAATCACGATTACTGGCTGCGTCAGGCGGTGGACGGCACCCTTGAGGATGAAGACCTCCGGTTCTGGGGCGCCAATGGCGGCGAGGAGACCTGGCACAGTCTCGGCATCAGCCGGCTGGTCGGCGCCCGCGACATGATCATGCAGACCCGGCGGCGCCTGCCGGAGCCGGTGCTGGACTTCATCAGGAATATGTCGGTCACTTACCGCGTCGACGATTACCTCTTCGTCCATGCAGGTATCGATCCGCGCCAGCCACTCAATGCGCAGACCCTGAAAACGCTTTGCTGGATTCGCGATCCCTTCCTCCACCCGGACGTCTGGCCGTTCGAGCTGACCGTTGTGCATGGCCACACGGTCGAGTGGAACCATGGGGAGCCGCTGGTGCACGATCACCGCATCGGTATCGATACGGGCGCGGTGAATACGGGTGTGCTGACGGCGCTGGAGATCAATTCGAGCCAGATGCGCTTTGTTCAGGTCTGGGACGAGAAAGCCCTGGAAGAGGATCGGCGCCGCTCCGGATAG
- a CDS encoding LysE family translocator, which yields MIPTLDSILALLTMALPLMGSPGPAIVAVTANGAAFGVRASLPFLLGIYAGVFTVLCLTASGVTGLLLAVPGAGPVLVGAAILYMLYLAYRIATAPLPGMHADAGGAAPGFASGYTVSMINVKAYTVFSALYAGNVLIETDPITDTLFKLGVLTCIMLFVNGTWLVFGGVFASFIRSPKIGRAFNIVMAILLLVSVALAVKP from the coding sequence ATGATACCGACACTCGACAGTATCCTCGCCCTGCTCACCATGGCCCTGCCGCTGATGGGCAGCCCCGGCCCGGCCATCGTCGCTGTCACCGCGAACGGGGCGGCGTTCGGGGTGCGGGCCAGTCTGCCATTTCTGTTAGGCATTTATGCCGGAGTCTTTACTGTGCTGTGCCTAACCGCGTCCGGTGTTACCGGGTTGCTGCTCGCCGTGCCCGGTGCCGGCCCGGTTCTTGTCGGTGCCGCGATCCTCTACATGCTCTATCTCGCCTACAGGATCGCCACGGCGCCTCTGCCCGGCATGCATGCCGATGCGGGAGGCGCCGCGCCGGGTTTTGCCTCTGGCTATACCGTGTCGATGATCAATGTGAAGGCCTATACTGTATTCAGCGCGCTCTATGCCGGGAACGTTCTTATCGAGACGGACCCGATTACCGACACGCTGTTCAAGCTTGGCGTGCTGACCTGTATCATGCTGTTCGTGAACGGCACCTGGCTGGTGTTCGGCGGTGTGTTCGCCAGCTTTATCCGATCCCCGAAGATCGGCAGGGCCTTCAACATCGTCATGGCGATATTGCTGCTGGTCTCGGTCGCGCTTGCGGTAAAGCCATGA
- a CDS encoding Lrp/AsnC family transcriptional regulator: MSEPKFDAIDRAILTFIQSNGRAAYADIGAHAGLSVSAVNERLKKLQAAGAIRGYGAILEPAAIGLEVLAYVSVLIDWSVHNEAFLEAVLAMPEVLECHHVTGDWSYLLKIRTRSNDALEDVISNRIKLLPGVTRSQTVIALKSPKESAVLPV; the protein is encoded by the coding sequence ATGAGTGAGCCGAAATTCGATGCCATCGACCGCGCCATCCTGACCTTTATCCAGAGCAACGGCCGCGCCGCCTACGCCGATATTGGCGCCCATGCCGGCCTGTCCGTCTCCGCCGTCAATGAGCGACTGAAGAAGCTTCAGGCCGCCGGTGCGATCCGCGGCTACGGCGCCATCCTGGAACCGGCAGCCATCGGTCTCGAAGTTCTCGCCTATGTCTCAGTGCTGATTGACTGGAGCGTCCATAACGAAGCCTTCCTGGAAGCGGTGCTCGCCATGCCCGAAGTGCTCGAATGCCATCATGTCACCGGCGACTGGTCCTACCTGCTGAAAATCCGCACCCGCTCCAACGACGCGCTGGAAGACGTGATTTCCAACCGCATCAAGCTGCTGCCGGGGGTAACAAGGAGCCAGACGGTTATCGCGTTGAAGTCACCGAAGGAAAGCGCGGTCCTGCCGGTTTGA
- a CDS encoding DMT family transporter: MSLFLFVSTALIWATGAFVTTLQAGIVPIPVSVGYRMLLMTVAMLSVIVVTRTPLRVRRADLPWLAVHAATFFALNFICFYNATTYIPSGVATLALSTSPIFATIIGFLMLGETVRPRAVLGMVIGIGGLGVIVAPDIAGLSGGSTLLFGMLWGLGASFGTAVGTVIGARNHRASVPPFAANFWGALGGAMICLAVAGVASQPFTFDWSLRYVGSLLYLGIAASCVAFLMFFSLVTRIGPGRAAYIFTVVPVMALLISTVLEDVALTAAIVGGTAMILTGNVLVLKR; this comes from the coding sequence GTGTCCCTTTTCTTGTTTGTCAGCACCGCCCTGATCTGGGCCACGGGGGCGTTTGTGACAACCCTGCAGGCCGGTATCGTGCCGATTCCGGTCTCGGTCGGCTATCGCATGCTGCTGATGACCGTCGCCATGCTCAGCGTGATCGTTGTGACCCGCACCCCGCTCCGGGTACGCCGCGCGGACCTGCCCTGGCTGGCGGTGCACGCGGCGACCTTCTTCGCCCTGAACTTCATCTGTTTCTATAACGCCACGACCTATATCCCGAGCGGCGTTGCGACGCTGGCCCTGTCCACCTCGCCGATCTTCGCCACCATCATCGGCTTTCTGATGCTTGGAGAGACCGTGCGACCACGCGCCGTCCTCGGCATGGTGATCGGTATCGGCGGGCTCGGCGTGATCGTCGCACCGGACATTGCCGGTCTCTCCGGCGGGTCAACATTGCTATTCGGCATGCTCTGGGGGCTCGGGGCGTCGTTCGGCACCGCGGTCGGGACCGTCATCGGCGCCCGCAACCACCGCGCCAGCGTCCCACCCTTCGCCGCGAATTTCTGGGGCGCCCTCGGCGGCGCCATGATCTGCCTCGCGGTTGCCGGCGTAGCCAGCCAGCCCTTCACCTTCGACTGGTCGCTGCGCTATGTCGGGTCCCTGCTCTATCTCGGGATCGCCGCGTCCTGCGTGGCCTTCCTGATGTTCTTCAGCCTGGTCACCCGGATCGGGCCCGGTCGGGCAGCCTATATCTTCACCGTCGTGCCGGTGATGGCGCTGCTGATCTCGACCGTCCTGGAAGACGTGGCGCTGACCGCAGCGATCGTCGGCGGCACGGCCATGATCCTGACCGGCAACGTGCTTGTCCTGAAGCGCTAA